ATAAGGGTTGTCTGTGTCGCAAGTTGACACGAAAAGGTACatttactagctagctagcgagctGTTACTGTTTAGCCAAGGCTGTTTTTAAGAGGACTTAAAGTTTATCAGCTCATATAGGGAATGTGAGAGACTCAACCATGTATCTGTATAGTCATCAGCTTGCCATAATAATGTCTGTTGGGCGCATGAGTTGTTGAAATTGCTGAACTGTAACGTTAACATAGAGGGCCCGTCCACACAAACATCGATAACTAGTTTTAAAATCGTTGTAAGTGGATAGTGGAATCGAGTGTGGGATCACTTTAAGAGTGGTTTGATGAACAATAGAAAcactgacagccaatcacaatccaTCTGAATGGACAACATGACACTGCGGAGAGACGTAACGCTATTTGTAACACATGATGTGTCAGTCGGGTGGCGTAGCCTTAACCAtatgttttcaataaaatgtaccCGAATTCACAAATATGTAGGTTACTACTACAGATATTCTGCTGCCATTAGTGTATTATTGCCAGCTAGCtatatctatgtgtgtgtgtcactcactGTTGACATCACTGTTTACAGAACGTTGTGTTCACCTGTGTGGATGCTCACGCCGTCATAGTTATGGTTATAGTTATCGTTCTTGGTGTGGACGGTCCTTTACGGTCTCTTTGGTGGTGTCCCTTTCATTTCGTTTTCTTCTCCAGGTGTTTACATGGAGTAGAACTGCAAGATTTCAACCTACAGAGATGTGAAGGATTACCTAGGAGGACAGTTACCTACAGACTAGAGCCCACCTGGATATACCTAGTCGTTAAAGATGTCAGGTGGGAACCTGTTTAGCAAGGTGCGGTCGGCCTTTAGGAGAGAGCGGAGCGACTGGGACCTGAGCGACACGGCACCCTTTGACTTCTCCGACGAGCTGGTGGACGATGAAACGCCCAAATTCAACAAGTTGAAGGTTGTGGTCTCCGGAGAGATGTCCGACTACTCTGCCGGAGCTCCGTCCAACGGGGTGGCGGTAAACACGCTGGTGATGGCGGCAGATGATGATGACTCCCTGCTGGACTCATCTTCCAGCCTGGGCAGCCCGGCTGGGATAAACATGGACCCCTGTGACAGCTGCAccaagaagagggagaggataaaac
The Etheostoma cragini isolate CJK2018 chromosome 1, CSU_Ecrag_1.0, whole genome shotgun sequence genome window above contains:
- the slc30a4 gene encoding zinc transporter 4 isoform X2, with translation MSGGNLFSKVRSAFRRERSDWDLSDTAPFDFSDELVDDETPKFNKLKVVVSGEMSDYSAGAPSNGVAVNTLVMAADDDDSLLDSSSSLGSPAGINMDPCDSCTKKRERIKHKRVMKRLIIAALLYFLFMTGEIIGGYLSNSLAIMTDAVHMLTDVVGILFSLLALWLSTKPPTRRFTFGLHRLGQHGEWNLGSSEWRQQHLKHRN
- the slc30a4 gene encoding zinc transporter 4 isoform X3 translates to MSGGNLFSKVRSAFRRERSDWDLSDTAPFDFSDELVDDETPKFNKLKVVVSGEMSDYSAGAPSNGVAVNTLVMAADDDDSLLDSSSSLGSPAGINMDPCDSCTKKRERIKHKRVMKRLIIAALLYFLFMTGEIIGGYLSNSLAIMTDAVHMLTDVVGILFSLLALWLSTKPPTRRFTFGLHRLAW